DNA from Stenotrophomonas acidaminiphila:
CGGGGTCGGCGCCGGCGCGCAGCAGGCGCTGCACCAGCAACGGCAGGCCATGCAGCGCGGCCAGGTGCAGCGGGCCGAAGCCGCGCGGATCGCGCACGTCCAGCGCCACTTCTTCATCGAGCAGGCGCTCGACCGCGGCCAGCACCACCTGCTCGTCACAGGCAGTGCCCGGCTCGGCGCGCGCGCCCAGCAGCAGCAGCAGCGGGGTGACCGTACCGGCAGAAGCCTGGTCCGGCTCGGCGCCGGCCAGCAGCAGGGTGTCGAGCAGCGCCAGCAGCCGGGTGCGGTCGCGCGCGGTGAACCCGTAGAGCGCGGCGCAGTGCAGCGGCGCCAGCTGCTGGTCATCGCCGGCGTGCACGTCGGCGCCTGCGGTCAGCAGTTTGGCGGCGATGTCGGGCAAGCCGAGCGCGGCAGCCAGCATCAGCACGGTGACGCCGCCCGGCAGGCGGTGGTCGATGCGCGCGCCGGCGTCGAGCAGGGCGGTGACGATGGCCGCCTGGCGCATGCTCACCGCCGCCGACAGCGGCGTGGCGCCGCTGGCGGCCGCATGCTGCGGATCGGCGCCGCGCGCCAGCAGCAGGTCCACGGTGGCGACGTGGCCGCCACCGGCCGCGCGCAGCAGGCCGGTGCAGCCCTGCGCATCGACCGCATCCACCGGCAGGCCCAGTTCGATCAGCCGGCGCACGGCGTCGGCATCGCCGGCCATCGCCGCGGCCGGCACGTCGGCTTCGCGCAGCGGCCGCAGCGGCAGCGGCCAGCCACGCCAGTCCAGCCAGTCGGCCAGGTCGCGGCGACCGCTGGACAGGGCCACGCCGAGCGGCGTCTGCCCGTCTGCGGCGCGCGCGTCCGGCGAGGCGCCCTGCATCACCAGCTGCTTCAGCGACGCCTCGCGTGCCAGCGCGGTGGCCAGGTGCAGTGCGGTCATGCCGTGGCTGTCGCGCGCTTCGCGGTCGGCGCCGTGCACCAGCAGCCAGTGCTGTACCTTCAACCAGCCCAGGCGTACCGCCAGCGCCAGCGGCGGATCGCCGGCAGGCGAACCGCCGAACGGATCGGCGCCGCGCTCCAGCAGCTCCAGTACGAACTGTTCGGTACCGCGCGAGCCCTGGTCGTGCTGCACGCAGGCGGCCAGCAGGCGCCCCAGCCCGCCGCGCCCGGCGGGCGAAACGCCATGCCGCAGCAGCACCTGCAGCGTCGGGATGGCATCCACCCCGCGCGCCAGCAACGCGAACATCGGCGTGTCGCCGCAGGCGTCGAGCACTTCGGCATCGGCACCGTGGGCCAGCAGCCAGTCGACCACGCGCGGCTGCAGCGCCAGTTCCACGGCGTGCAGCAGGGTGCCCAGCTCGCGCGCCGAACACAGCCGCGCCAGCGGCGCCATGCCCTCGGTGTTGCCGAAGGCCAGCGCCTCGCGCAGCAGGGCCAGCGGCGGGCGGTCGTTGAGCGGCGGCGCCGCGGCGGCGCCATCGCCGGCGTCGGTGCCGGCCAGCGCGTCGCTGACCGCGGCGGGCAGCGGATAGGCCGGGTCCAGCAGCGAGACGATGCTCCAGCGCCCGGCCGCGGCCGCGTGGTCGATGGCGCGGCGGCCGTCGGCAGCGACCGCATCGGCGGCGATGCCCAGGTCCAACAGGCGCCGCACCAGCGCCGCAGTCACGTTCTCCGCGCGGCAGGCCAGCAGCACCGCGTTGCAGCCCTCGCCATCGACCGCGGTGACATCGGGCTTGTGCGCGAGCAGGCGCTCGAGCACGCCGGCATGGCCATGCGCGGCAGCGTCCAGCCACGGCGTACGGCCGGCGGCATCGCGCGGTTCGACATTGGCGCCGGCCGCGAGCAGCGCATCGACGATGTCGCCATGGCCGGCCGCGGCGGCCTCGTGCAGGGCGCTGCGGCGGCGGCGGTCGCGCGCGTCCAGCCGTGCCTTGTGCTTGAGCAGCAGCTGCACGCCGGCGGCGTCGTCGTCTTCGGTGGCCGCGGCGGGAATGAGGACCGGCACGCCGTCGGCGGGCTCCACCTTGGCGCCGCGCTCGAGCAGGAACCGCGCCAGCCGCCAGTTGCCGGCCTGGCAGGCCACCGCCAGCGGACTGTGGCCGTCGTGGTTGAGCGCGTCGATTTCGGCCGCGGCATCGCGCAGCAGTGCAGCCACGCCGGGGTCGGAACTGCGCGCGGCATGATGCAGCGGGGTGTTGCCGTCGGCGTCGGTGGCGCGCGGATCGGCGCCGTTGGCCAGCAGGGTCATCACCGCCTCGGGACGCCCGTGCCAGCTGTCGCGGGTGGCCGCCAGCAGCGGGGTCATGCCGCGATGGGCCAGGTTCACGTCCACGCCGCGGCCGATCAGCGCGCGAAGCAGGCGCAGGTCGGGCAGCACCGCGGCCAGCACCACCAGGCTGCGCTGGTCGCGCGAATCAGCCGGCGGCGGCGCATGCGGATCGGCGCCGGCGTCGAGCAGCTGCAGGGCGCGGTCCACGCGCCCGGCACGCGCGGCCTCGTACAGCTGCGGCACCCATTCGTGCTGCGCCATCGGCTCCAGCGGCGCCGGTTCGGCCAGGGCCTCGGCGAACGGATCGAACGCCGGCGCCGCCGTCGCCGGCGCGGCCGCTGGCGCGGCGGGCAACGCCTGCAGCGCAGCGTGCAGCAACGGCGAAAGGAGCGCGGTGGCGATGGCCAGCGGCCAGCGCAGGCCATCGCCGAGCAGACCCGGCCAGGCCGGCGCCACCACCGCCGCGCACAGCAGGCACAGCAGCAGCGCCGCGCCGATGCCGTGCCAGGAATCCATGGCGCGCGCGGACAACGCCTGGGCCTGCGCGCGCAGGGTGCCGCCTTCGCGCTCCAGCGCCTGCCACAGCGGCCAGGTGCGCCACAGCGCCGCCACCGCGATGCTCAGCGCCACGCACAGTGCCAGCACCGCCTGCAGGCTGCCGCTGTCGTGCAGCGCCGCCAATGGCCAGGACACCAGCAGCGCCAGCAGCCCGGTGCCCGCGGCCCAGACCACAAGCAGCCCCGGCAGGTCGTGCCGCGGCAGCGCGGCCAGCGGCGCGGTGGCGCGCGTGCGCCGCCACCACGACACCGCCAGCGCGAACGCCGGCTGCGCCAGCAGGCCGCACACGGCGGCCGGCAGGCCACCGAGCGCGGTGGCGAGTGCGAGCAACCCGCCGAGCGCCAGCGCGCCGAGGGCACGGCTGCGGCGGGCGTCAGTCATCGCGGCCGTCGATGCGGGCGATCTTCACCGGCGCCAGGGGCTGCGGCGGCAGCTGCAGGTGGAAGCCGTGCGTGGCCAGGTTGGCGCGCACGAGCGCGGCGTCGGCCTGGGCCAGCCGCCGTTCCGGGGTCAGCGCGACTTCCAGCACGAACGCGAACGGTGCCAGGGTGGCGCCGAGCGTGGCCGGGATCGCGTCGAAGTCGTCGCGCTTGGCAAGGTAGACGTAGGTGTCCGGCTTGCGTTGGCTTTTGTAGACGTAGGCTTGCATGCCCGCGGGCGTTGCCCTGCTTGGGAATGCGGGAGATTGTGTCGGAAACCCGACGCCGGTGAAAGGCATTGCCGTACGCAGCCGTCCGCGGCTTTGCCGGAGCTTCATTCATTTTCATCAAGAAATGCGTACGCCATCACCCTGCCGGGACGCCGTACGGTGGACGGGCACCCCGATATACTCGCGCCCCGCCCCATGTCCGGAAGACCGCGTGACCGCCGCAATGCCACCGCGCCTGCTCCCGCTGAACATCCTCGCGCACAGCGCCACCACCGCGCTGGGCGCAGGACTGGATGCGCAGCGCCAGGCGCTGGCGCAAGGCCGCAGTGGCCTGCGCCGCAACGACTTCGGCAACGACCCGCTGGACTGCTGGATCGGCCGCGTCGACGGCGTGGAGGACGTGGCGCTGCCGCCGGCGCTGGCCGGCTTCGACTGCCGCAACAACGCGCTGGCATGGCTGGCGCTGCAGCAGGACGGCCTGCTCGACGCGGTGGCCGCGGTTGTCGCCCGCCACGGCGCGCACCGCGTGGCGGTGGTGATGGGCACCTCCACCTCGGCCATCGGCGCCACCGAAGCGGCATATGCGCGGCTGCACACCGATGAAGCGGGCGTGGCGCATTTCCCGCCGGAGCTGCAGCGCCCGCGCATCCACACCCCGCACGCGCTCGGCGACTTCGTCCGCGCCGCCACCGGGCTCGGCGGCCCGTGCGTGACCGTGGCCACCGCCTGTTCGTCGAGCGCCAAGGTGTTCGCGCAGGCCGCGCGGCTGATCCATGCCGGTTTCGCCGATGCCGCCCTGGTCGGCGGCGTCGATACCCTGTGCGGCAGCGTGCTGTTCGGTTTCCATTCGCTGCAGCTGGTCGCCACGGCGCCCTGCCAGCCGTTCGACGCGCGCCGCAGCGGGCTGTCGCTGGGCGAGGCCGGCGGCTATGCGGTGCTGGAACGCGCCGGCGCCGGCCCGGAGACCGCGCTGCAGCTGGGCGGCTACGGCGAATCCAGCGACGCCCACCACATGTCGGCGCCGCATCCGCAGGGGCTGGGCGCGCGCCTGGCGATGCGCCAGGCGCTGCACAGCGCCGGGCTCGAGCCCGCGCAGCTGGGCTACCTCAACCTGCACGGCACCTCGACCCCGGCCAACGACGGCATCGAGGCCGCCGCGGTGGCGGCGCTGTTCCCGCCGTCGCTGCACGCCAGCTCGACCAAGGGCTGGACCGGCCACACCCTGGGCGCGGCCGGCATCGTCGAGTCGGTGTTCGCGCTGCTGGCCTTGTCCGACGGGCTACTGCCGGGCACGCTCAACAGCACGGTTCCCGACCCGGCCTGCGGACCGCAGATCCGGTTCGACAATGCGCGGGCGGATATCCGCCACGCGATGAACAACTCTTTCGGCTTCGGCGGCAACAACTGCTCGCTGGTATTCAGCAAGGTGGGATGAGGCGCATGCGCGAGGCGGTCGTCGAAGGCATCGGATTCTGGGGCAGCGGGCTGCCCGACTGGGACGCGGCGTGCGCCTGGGCGCGGGGCGGCGTGCATCCGGCGCAGGTGCCGGCACGCCCGGCCCCGCTGCTGCTGGCCGCCAACGAGCGCCGCCGCGCGCCGGCCACGGTGGCGGTGGCGCTGGAAGCCGCGCTCGCCGCCTGCGAGGCGGCCGGGCGCGAGGCAGCGACGCTGCCGTCGGTGTTCGCGTCCACCCATGGCGAAATGTCGATCAGCGACTACATGTGCACCACGCTGGCCAGCGACCCGCGCGCGGTGTCGCCCACCCGCTTCCACAACTCGGTGCACAACGCCGCCGCCGGCTACTGGACGATCGGCACCGGCGCGCATGTGCCGGCCACCGCGATCAGCGCCGGCCGCGGCAGTTTCGCGCAGGGCCTGATCGAAGCGATGGCGCAGCTGGCCGCCGGCAGCGAGGCGGTGCTGCTGGTCGCCTACGACGGCCCGGCCTGTGGCCCGCTCGGCGAAATGGCCCCCAGCGAGGGCCTGCTGGGCGTCGCCCTGGTGCTGTCGAACAGCCCCTGCGCCGGGCTGCCGACGCTGCGCGTGGCGATGGCCACCGGCAGCGGCGACGGCAGTGCCGACGCGCCCGGGCCGTTGACGCGGCTGCTGGCCGGCAACGCGATGCAGCCGGCGCTGCCGCTGCTCGAAGCGCTGGCGCTGGAGCGCCCCCAGGTGCTGCTGCCGGCCGGGCCGGAGCAATGGCTGCAGGTCGCGATCGGCCATGGCTGAGCAACGCATGCTGGGTCCGGACGACGTGGCGGTGGTGATCCCCGCCCTGAACGAAGCGCTGCGCATCCGCGAGGTCGTGAGCGGCGCGCTTGCGTTCTGCCCGCACGTGATCGTGGTCGACGACGGCTCCGACGACGGGACCGTGGACTGCATCGCCGACCTGCCGGTCACCGTGCTGCGCCATGCGCGGCGCAGCGGCAAGGGCCAGGCGCTGCGCAGCGGCTTCGCCGAAGCCGTGCGGCGCGGCCTGCGCGGGGTGCTGACCATGGACGGCGACGGCCAGCACGCGGCCGCCGACCTGCCGCGGCTGCTGGCCTGCGCCAACCGCCACCCCGGCTGCATCGTCATCGGCGCGCGGCTGCGCAAGCGCGCCTCGCAGCCGCTGCTGCGGCGCCTGGCCAACGAGTTCGGCGACTGGGGCGTGGCCTGGGGTACGCACTACCAGGTGGCCGACAGCCAGAGCGGCCAACGCTTCTACCCGGCCGCGGTGATCGCCATGCGCGACATTCCCGGCGAGGATTTCGTGTTCGAGGCGCAGGTGCTGATCTCGGCGGCGCGGCAGCTCGGCACGCGCTGCGTGTCGGTGCCGATCGAATCGCGCTACCGCAGCGCCGACCGCGACGAGTGCTTCCGCCCCAGCCACTTCCGCCCGCTGCGCGACCTGACCCGGATCACCGTGCACATCGTGCGGCTGGCGCTGCGCCATGGCGACGTGCGCAGGGTCCACCGCCGCATCCGCGCCAACCCGCCACTGATCGACGACGGCGCGGGCGGGTAAGCGCAGCCGCGGTGAAGCCGGTCCAGCGGCTGCACCTGCGCGCGGCTCAGCCCATGCCGCCGTTGATGCCGATCACCTGGCCGTTGATGTAACCGGCGTCGTCGCTGCACAGGAACGCCACCAGTGCCGCCACTTCCTCCGGGCGGCCCGCGCGCGCGGCCGGTACGGTCTGCCGGATCAGCTCCGGCGGAAACGCATCGCCGGCCATCCGCCCTTCGATCACCCCCGGGGCGACGACGTTGACGCTGATGCCGCGGCTGGCCATTTCCCGCGCCAGCGACTTCGAGGCCCCGTGCAACGCCGCCTTGGCCGCGGCGTAGTTGGTCTGGCCGCGGTTGCCGAGCACCGCCGCCACCGACGAGACGCTGACGATGCGGCCCCAGCGCGTGCGCGCCATCGGCAGCAGCAGCGGCTGGGTGACGTGGAAGAAGCCATGCAGCGACACGTCGATCACCCGCCGCCAGCGCGCCGCGTCCATGCCGGCCATCGGCGCGTCGTCGTGCACCCCGGCGTTGTTGACCACGATCTGGATCGGGCCGTCGGCCAGCAGGCCTTCCAGCGCCGCCGCGGTGGCCTCGCCGTCGGCCACGTCGAACGCCACCGGCTGCGCGCTGCCGCCGGCGGCGGCGATCTCCGCGGCCACCGCCTGCGCGCGCGCCAGGTTGCCGTTGGCATGCACGATCACATGCGCGCCGGCCGCGGCCAGGCGCCGGCAGACCGCCCCGCCCAGGTCGCCGCTGCCACCGGTCACCAGCGCGCGTCGCTTCGTATTCATCGCGGTCTCTTCCTGCATGTCGTTGCGCTCATTGTCCGGGTTGCAGCATCACCGCCGCGCGTCCTTCGGCCAGCAGCCGCCCGCCGTGGCTGATCCGGAACGCGTACTGCTGGCTGGCCCCGGTCTCGGCCAGGACCTGCGCGGTCGCCTCGATGGCGCCATCGAGATCGTCGATGCGCGCGACATGCAGCCGCACGTCGCGCAGCGCCACCAGCACGCCGGGCAGCACCGCGCCGCCGCGCTGGCGCGCGCGCAGGCCGCCGTGCACCGCCATCGCCTGCGCGCCGTACTCGCACAGGTGGACCGCGCGCAGCCGGCCGTCGCTGCGCAGCGGGTGCGCCGGATCGCGGTGGTTGTGCGCGCGCAGGACGATGTCGCTGGCGCTCCACGCCAGCACTTCGTCCCACAGGCACATGTCGCCCTGGTGCGGCACCAGCGGCAGGATGTCCTCACGCCGCAGCATCGGCGGCCTCCTGCCAGGGGTGGCGCGAGACCAGCAGCGCCAGCACGAAATTGCACACCACGCCCAGCGCCACGGTGCTGCCGATCGCGCGCAGCACCGGGATCGAGGACAGCCCGAGCAGGCTGAACACCAGCAGCGTCATCGCGCTGCACACCAGCAGGCCATGCAGGGTGCGCAGCTGGTCGGCGTGGCTGTCGCCGGCATGCTCGAAGAACAGGCCGTAGTCCAGGCCCAGGCCGGCGGCGAGGATCAGCCCGATCAGGTGGAACAGGTTCAGTTCGACGCCGCTGGCGCGCAGCAGCGCCAGCACCACCAGCGTGGTCAGCAGCATCGGCAGCAGCACCCGCAGCGCGCGGCGTGGCGAGCGCAGCGCCGCCCACACCGTGGCCGACAACAGCAGTACCGCCACCGCCAGCGCCATCAGCACGCGGCCGCGGTATTCGGCCACCAGCGATTCGGAGGCATGCTTCAGGTCCAGCAGTTCGGCGCCGTGCAGGCGCGCGCTGGTGGCGACCGCGGCCACGTCGTGCAGTCCGCTCAGCGACACCAGCGCGGTCGCGTGGCCCTTGCCCTGCAGCAGCAGGCCATCGACCGCGCTGGCCAGCGGCGTGCCGTGCAGGTCCTGCGGCTGCAGCGCGGGCGCGCTGCGGGCGCGCTGCACATCGGCGATGAACGGCTCGAACGCGTCGTCGCGGAACGGGGTCCCGGCCACCGCGGTGGCCAGTGCGCCGCGCAGCGTGGCTTCGTCCGGCAACAACTGCTGGCGCTGGCGCTGCAGCGCGGCGCTGGGCAGGTAGCGCGCGGCCATGTCGTAGCGGTCCAGCGCGCCATCGGCGACCAGCTGCTGCAGCACCGGCCGCAGGCCTTCGCTGGCGGCCAGCGCCGCCTGCGCGTCGGCGCCGCGCACGGTGATCACGTAGCGCACGTCGGGCGCGCCGAGTTCGCCGCGCAGCTGCGCATCGCGCTGCAGGTCGGCCGGATCCACCGGGGTCAGCTTGCCCAGGTCGTTCTGCCAGAATGGCCCCGGCGCCCACACCAGCACCCCCAGCGCCGCCACCGCGAGCAGCGCCAGCGAACGGCGCGGGCGCGGCAGCCGCCGGGTGTGGCGCCACAGCCGCGCCAGGGCTGCCGAATCGGCGAAATCGCGGGTCGCCGGGTCGACCAGCGCCGGCAGCAGGTAACGGGTGGCCAGCGCCGCGGTGGCCAGCGCGGTGATGGTGAACACCGACAACTGCTTCAACCCGTCGACCCCGGAGAACAGGAAGGTGAGATAGGCGATGCAGGTGGCGACCACGCCGGTGCCCAGGGTCGGCCACAGCGCGCGCACGTTGTCCCATGGCGAGCGGCCCGGGCGCTGGTGGCTGAAGAAATGGATCGGGTAGTCCTGCACCACGCCGATCAGGGTGAAGCCGAAGGCGATGGTGATGCCGTGCACGCCGTCGAAGACCAGCGCCACCGCCGACAGCCCGGCCAGGCCGGCGCTGGCCAGCGGCAGGAAGCCCAGGATCGGCATCTTCCAGCTGCGGTAGGCGATCCACAGCAGCAGGATCATGCCGAGCGTGTCGATGGTGCCGATGGTGCCGGCCTCGCGCGCGGTGCGGTTGCCGATCTTCACCGAGAACGCGCCCGGCCCACTCATCTCCAGGCGGCTGCCGCTGTCGCCGGCGATGCCCGCGAACGCGGCCGTGATGGTGTCCACCGCCTGCTGCTGCGCGCCGGGGTCGAACCCGGCCGCGCGCGTCTGCACCAGCAGCAGCGCCTGGCGGCCGCTGCGGTCGAACCAGACCTCGTCGATGCGCTGCGGTGCGTTGGCCGGCTGCAGCGCCTCGGCCACGCGCAGCACCTGCAACGTGGGATCGGACGGCAGCAGCGGCTCGACCAGCGCCCCCGCCGGCGAGCCCAGGTCCTGCAGCCGCGCCTGCAGTTCCTCGCCCAGGCGATCGGCGCTGAACGCATCGGCGGGCAACGCGTCGATCAGGTAGCGATAGGGCAGCAGCCGCTCGGGGAAGGCCTCCAGCCCGGCCTGTCCGCCATTGGCGACCAGCTCGAACTGCGGGTCTTCCGCCAGCGCCTGCTGCAGTTGCCGCGACTGCCCGGCCAGCTGCTCCGGCGCGGCACCGGACAGCGCCAGCAGCAGCAGCCGCGCGCCCGGGCCTTCGCCCAGTTCGTCGAGCAGCAGCTTCTGCGCCGGGGTGCGCGCATCGGGCATGAACTTGCGCAGGTCGCCGCTGACCTGCATGCGCCCGCTCAGCCAGGCGGTGAGCAGGCCCAGCAGCAGCATCCATGTGATCGCCAGGCCGATGCGCAGGCGCGGGGTCAGCTTCAACGCCGGCTCCCGTCCAGGCCGGCCGCGGCAGCGCCGTCGTGCGCGCCGTCATGGCACAGCGTGGCCAGCGCATCGGCCTGGCGCACGCGATCGGCGGCCGTGGCCGCGGCGCCCAGCAGGGTGCGCTGCAGTTCGCCCCGTGCCGGTTGCGTTTCGATGCAGCGCAGCTCGCCCTCGCGCCCACGCAGCGTCACCGCGCGTACCCGCGCCGCCAGCGCCGGTGCCCTGGGCGTGAGCACCAGTTGCCAGCGCTGCGCGGTACCCGATGCCTGCAGGCGATAGGCCCGCTCCAGCGCGGCCAGATCGCCGGACAGCAGCGCACCGAAGCTGGCCTGCAGGTCCGACAGCTCGGGCACCCGCTGCAGCGAAAACACCCGCGGCGGCTTGCCGGCACGGGCGATGCTGACCTTGCCGTCGGCGATGGTGGTGGTTTCGGCGTAGGGCACGCGCACTTCGCGTACCAGCGTGGCCGGGTCCGGGCGGCGGTACTGGCCTTCCACCCGCAGCGGCTCCTTCAGCAGCGCCGAACCGCGCAGTTCCACGAAGCCGGTCTGGCTGGGCGCCGGTTGCGCCAGCCGGCGCAGGATCCAGCCGGCATCAACGTCGGCCGCCAGCGCCGGCGCGCTGCTGCACGCGGCCAGGAGCACCGCCACCATCCAGCGGCGCGGGGAGTGAGGCTTGGGAATGCCAGAAATCATAGAAGTTGAACCAGTTCCAGGGGGCGCCGCGCAGGTGGTGTTCGAGCCTGCCGGCATAACGGTGAACCAGCGCCGACAGCGCCTCGGCCCGCTGCGCGCGGGGTACGTCGACCGCCGTGGCGAACGGCTCGAACAGCAGATCGTAGCGGTTGCCGCCGCGGTACAGGCCGAAGGCCAGCATCACCGGCGCCCTGAGTACGCTGGCGATCAGCCACGGCGCGGTCGGGAACGGTGCCGGCGCGCCCAGCAGCGGCGCGGCCAGCGCGGTTTCGCCCGGCCGCGCGCGGTCCACCAGCAGCGCCACCATGGCCCCTTCCTGCAGTGCCTGCTGGATTGCAAGCACCACCGCCGGCCCGCCCTGCCCGGCATCGATGATGCCCGCGGCCAGGCCGGGGTCGAGCTCGGCCAGCAGTTCGGTGATGGCGGCATTGTGGCCGCGGTCCAGCAGCACGCGCAGTTTCAGGTCCGGCCGCTGCCGGCCCAGCGCGCGCAGCGCGTCGAAGCTGCCCAGGTGCGAGCCGAACAACAGCACGCCGCGGCCTTCGTCCAGTTGCGCAAGCAGCTCGCCGGTGCCTTCGGTGCGGATGTCGAACAGGTCCATGCGCCCGCCGAGCAGGAATACCCGGTCGAGGATGGTCGCGGCGAAAGTGTGGATATGGCGCGCCACGTCGCGCAGCCGGGCGCGGCGGCCCAGCACGCGGCCGAGGTAGGCGCGCGAGGCGCGGCGCTCGCTGGCGCGTACCAGCAGGAAGTAGCCGGTGATCGGGTACAGGCAGAGCCGGGCGATGCCACGCCCGCCGTGGCGGGCGATGGCCGCGATCAGGCGGACCGCGGCGCGGCCACCGCCCTCGGGACGGCGCTTCCAGTCGGCATCGCTCATGCCGCCGGTCCGTCGCCGGCCACCAGTTCGCCGCGCGCAAGCAGCGCGTCGCCACGCCACACCCGGAACTTCCAGTGCGGCGCTGCGCCGTCCAGTTCGATCCGCGCGACCTGCCCGGGCAACAACGGCGCCATGAACTTCACCTGCGGCAGGCGCAGCGCGCCCAGCGGTTCCCCGGCCGCGGCCTCGGCCGCGCGCAGGACCTGTTCCAGCACCACCACGCCCGGCACCAGCGGCCGCCCCGGGAAATGGCCGGGCAGGCAGGGATGGTCGGGATGGATGCTGAACTGCATGGCGGGGCGGGCGGCGGCGGGGGCCACAGGATACCCGCCGCCCCGCCGGTTCAGCGCAGCAGGTCGCGCCAGAACGCCGGGCCCAGCTGCCCCATCTGGCGCACGAACTGGCCGGCGCTGCGGTACGGCCGGTGCGGGAACAACCGGCAGCGCAGCGCGTACTCGGCGACGAAGAAGCCGCCGATCAGGCCCCAATCGGCGACGTTCGCCCACCACGACCATTGCGCATGGCTCAACGGCCAGCGCGGCTGGTGGCCGAACGCGGCCAGCAGGCCGTCGGGCACCGCGCTCATCGCCAGCGCCAGGTTGATCGCCGCCAGCAGCGCCAGCAGCAGCGCCCAGGCCGCGGTCAGGCGCCGCGCATAGCGTTGCAGCCGTGGCTCGACCGGCACCCCGGCGCGCGCGTGCAGCGCCTGCACGATGCGGGTGATCAACGGCACCCGGCCGGCCCGCAGCGAACGCGCGAAGCCCCAGGCCACCAGCAGCGGGAACACCACCGGTGGCGCCAGCAGCAGCATCCACGCCCACGGCGAGCGGCCCAGCCAGGCCAGCAGCAGCGCCGATGCCAGCAGCGCGGCCCACGCCAGCGGCCGGCGCCGCCCGAGTGCGTCGAGCAGGCACAGCAGCACCAGCCCGAACAGCGCCAGCGCCGCCCAGCCGCCCTCGCTGCGCAGGCTGGCCACGTGCGACAGCACCGGGTAGGACAGCAGCAACGCGATCCGCAGCAGGTGGGCGGCCGCCCCGGGGCCGGGCGCATGGCCGGCGTGGTTCATGGCGTTCAGGTGGTGCGGTGCGCCTGCACGTGCGCGGACAGCGCGCGCAGCGAGGCGAAGATGCGGCGGTTGTCGTCGTTGTCCGAACGCAGCTGGAAGCCGTAGCGCTTGCCGATGGCCAGCGCCAGCTCCAGCGCGTCGATCGAATCCAGGCCCAGTCCGTCGTTGAACAGCGCCGCCTCCGGGTCGATCGACGCAGGGTCCACGTCTTCCAGGTTCAGGCTCTCGACCAGCAGTTCGGCCAGCTCGCGCTCGGCCTCGGTTTGTTGCGACATTGCCACTTCCATGAAGAGATTGATGCGCAACGATCCGGTATCACCGCCCGCGGCGCAACCATGGCCCTCACCGCACGCGCGGTATCATGGCGGTTTCTGCAGCACCGATCCGCCCGCACGATGACGTCCCTGCTCCCCTGCCCCGCTTCCGCTCCCCCGCCCGCCCGCGCTGCCGGCCGCCCTGGTCGCCGGAGCGCGCGATGAACGCGGTATCCGGCTTCGCGCCCGCGACCGGGCTGGAGGTGGACTACGCCGACCCGGCGCGGCTGCCCGCGCTGCTGGCCGACCCCCGGGTGCTGGCGGTGTTCGGCTTCCAGGCCGGCGACGGCGCCCCGGCCAGCGACGACCCGCGCTACCTGCAGGTCGGCCTGCAACCGGAAGGCGAACCACGGCTGGAGGTCTGGCGCAGCGCCGGCACGGTGCACAGCGGCCGCGAGGCCGACGGCCTGGCCTGGGCCAGCGACGGCGCGCTGATGTTCGGCGCGCTGCAGATCGACGAAGCCCGCCACGGCGGCATCCTGGAAGCCGGCGCGCACGCCTATGCACGGCTGCTGTCGTCGTTGCCCCGGCAGGGCTATCCGCACCTGCTGCGGATCTGGAACT
Protein-coding regions in this window:
- a CDS encoding acyltransferase, whose protein sequence is MSDADWKRRPEGGGRAAVRLIAAIARHGGRGIARLCLYPITGYFLLVRASERRASRAYLGRVLGRRARLRDVARHIHTFAATILDRVFLLGGRMDLFDIRTEGTGELLAQLDEGRGVLLFGSHLGSFDALRALGRQRPDLKLRVLLDRGHNAAITELLAELDPGLAAGIIDAGQGGPAVVLAIQQALQEGAMVALLVDRARPGETALAAPLLGAPAPFPTAPWLIASVLRAPVMLAFGLYRGGNRYDLLFEPFATAVDVPRAQRAEALSALVHRYAGRLEHHLRGAPWNWFNFYDFWHSQASLPAPLDGGGAPGRVQQRAGAGGRR
- a CDS encoding beta-ketoacyl-[acyl-carrier-protein] synthase II → MLPLNILAHSATTALGAGLDAQRQALAQGRSGLRRNDFGNDPLDCWIGRVDGVEDVALPPALAGFDCRNNALAWLALQQDGLLDAVAAVVARHGAHRVAVVMGTSTSAIGATEAAYARLHTDEAGVAHFPPELQRPRIHTPHALGDFVRAATGLGGPCVTVATACSSSAKVFAQAARLIHAGFADAALVGGVDTLCGSVLFGFHSLQLVATAPCQPFDARRSGLSLGEAGGYAVLERAGAGPETALQLGGYGESSDAHHMSAPHPQGLGARLAMRQALHSAGLEPAQLGYLNLHGTSTPANDGIEAAAVAALFPPSLHASSTKGWTGHTLGAAGIVESVFALLALSDGLLPGTLNSTVPDPACGPQIRFDNARADIRHAMNNSFGFGGNNCSLVFSKVG
- a CDS encoding 3-oxoacyl-ACP reductase; this translates as MNTKRRALVTGGSGDLGGAVCRRLAAAGAHVIVHANGNLARAQAVAAEIAAAGGSAQPVAFDVADGEATAAALEGLLADGPIQIVVNNAGVHDDAPMAGMDAARWRRVIDVSLHGFFHVTQPLLLPMARTRWGRIVSVSSVAAVLGNRGQTNYAAAKAALHGASKSLAREMASRGISVNVVAPGVIEGRMAGDAFPPELIRQTVPAARAGRPEEVAALVAFLCSDDAGYINGQVIGINGGMG
- a CDS encoding dolichyl-phosphate mannose synthase; amino-acid sequence: MAEQRMLGPDDVAVVIPALNEALRIREVVSGALAFCPHVIVVDDGSDDGTVDCIADLPVTVLRHARRSGKGQALRSGFAEAVRRGLRGVLTMDGDGQHAAADLPRLLACANRHPGCIVIGARLRKRASQPLLRRLANEFGDWGVAWGTHYQVADSQSGQRFYPAAVIAMRDIPGEDFVFEAQVLISAARQLGTRCVSVPIESRYRSADRDECFRPSHFRPLRDLTRITVHIVRLALRHGDVRRVHRRIRANPPLIDDGAGG
- a CDS encoding fatty acyl CoA synthetase; translated protein: MLLAACSSAPALAADVDAGWILRRLAQPAPSQTGFVELRGSALLKEPLRVEGQYRRPDPATLVREVRVPYAETTTIADGKVSIARAGKPPRVFSLQRVPELSDLQASFGALLSGDLAALERAYRLQASGTAQRWQLVLTPRAPALAARVRAVTLRGREGELRCIETQPARGELQRTLLGAAATAADRVRQADALATLCHDGAHDGAAAAGLDGSRR
- a CDS encoding acyl carrier protein (Involved in the biosynthetic pathways of fatty acids, phospholipids, lipopolysaccharides, and oligosaccharides), with the translated sequence MSQQTEAERELAELLVESLNLEDVDPASIDPEAALFNDGLGLDSIDALELALAIGKRYGFQLRSDNDDNRRIFASLRALSAHVQAHRTT
- a CDS encoding phosphotransferase; its protein translation is MLRREDILPLVPHQGDMCLWDEVLAWSASDIVLRAHNHRDPAHPLRSDGRLRAVHLCEYGAQAMAVHGGLRARQRGGAVLPGVLVALRDVRLHVARIDDLDGAIEATAQVLAETGASQQYAFRISHGGRLLAEGRAAVMLQPGQ